Proteins encoded together in one Bradyrhizobium sp. CB82 window:
- a CDS encoding phasin, which produces MTGATDPFSASIIPFEVPEQMRAFAEKGVSQARESYAKFKDAAESQNGTIEAVFTSANKGIGEYTAKLMEFMKANTSAHLDFAQELLGLKSPAEAMELWTTHSRKQLETFQAQAKELAEIGQRVAAETVEPIKAGAAKFYKPAA; this is translated from the coding sequence ATGACAGGTGCGACTGATCCATTCTCCGCCTCGATCATTCCGTTCGAGGTCCCGGAGCAGATGCGTGCGTTCGCTGAAAAGGGCGTGTCACAGGCCCGCGAAAGCTACGCCAAGTTCAAGGATGCTGCCGAGAGTCAGAACGGCACCATCGAGGCGGTGTTCACCTCCGCCAACAAGGGCATTGGCGAGTACACCGCCAAGCTGATGGAGTTCATGAAGGCCAACACCAGCGCACATCTGGACTTCGCCCAGGAGCTGCTTGGCCTCAAGTCGCCGGCAGAGGCGATGGAGCTGTGGACCACCCACTCCCGCAAGCAGCTCGAGACCTTCCAGGCCCAAGCCAAGGAGCTCGCCGAGATCGGCCAGCGCGTCGCCGCCGAGACCGTCGAGCCGATCAAGGCCGGCGCCGCCAAGTTCTACAAGCCCGCCGCCTGA
- a CDS encoding phasin, whose product MSEPAREHFEIPQEMRSMAETSFKQAREAFEKFLSGAEAAAGSIEERGESMRAGAKDITTRALSFAETNVQASLDYAQSLIHAKDLSEIMRLHSEYVQAQMRALAEQASEMGQAVSRAAIDATKPKH is encoded by the coding sequence ATGAGCGAACCAGCCCGTGAACATTTTGAGATTCCGCAGGAGATGCGATCCATGGCGGAGACGAGCTTCAAGCAGGCGCGTGAGGCGTTCGAGAAGTTCCTCAGCGGCGCCGAGGCCGCGGCCGGCTCGATCGAGGAGCGGGGCGAGAGCATGCGCGCCGGGGCGAAGGATATCACGACCCGGGCGCTCTCTTTCGCCGAGACCAACGTGCAGGCCTCGCTCGACTACGCCCAGTCGCTGATCCACGCCAAGGATCTGTCCGAGATCATGCGGCTGCACAGCGAATATGTGCAGGCCCAGATGCGCGCGCTCGCCGAGCAGGCCAGCGAAATGGGCCAGGCCGTCAGTCGCGCCGCCATCGACGCGACCAAGCCGAAGCACTGA